In Primulina huaijiensis isolate GDHJ02 chromosome 4, ASM1229523v2, whole genome shotgun sequence, a genomic segment contains:
- the LOC140974993 gene encoding uncharacterized protein, protein MTGQKNLLSEVMSCIGPNITFGDNSKGKTVGKGKIIYGNITINDVLLVENLCYNLISISHLCDNGYSVAFQKHTCTVKNADESTVLTEKREGNTYKDSWNIDHVNVPTCLVASLSDKHLLWHKRLNHLNFKSINNLKKQNIINDLPDINFVKNHVCSACQLGKQVRSSFKNKSSKSTSMCLELLHMDLFGPIPIMSSGGMKCFVHNNGKNYLSAFDSKSDAGLFLDSSAPGISNESKLSNRLDGIHLELDSEEDAEPSVKDVQNPEPGIPLVEPDVQTQDIPKPEVNISESATALAEPDSNPSNQEDTSLNPFVWRKSHPPSLIIGNPTVPMRTRRQMINEYMHAAFISQDEPMKIEEAFLDPSWIEAMEEELNQFKRNEVWLLVPRPSHQAVIGTRWIFRNKLNEEGIVVRNKARLVAQGFRQEERIDYDETYAPVTRLEAIRIFLAFAAFKNIKVYQMDVKSAFLNGLLQEKVYVEQPPVSYSSEAQGPQKKIKRKRVVISTDSDKTVSEESSDPTKASLPATPTKKKARTAFHIKKTAALTDLDTVPLRQVFPEATSSLPESVPVSRPAATSTATTSSTAPIFRPTSGVVIRESTAGSSAFRPVLPASSSDIGKGKLVEETPTHGTKSFVLTGVDIHLEEIEKSANEGMTFFDE, encoded by the exons ATGACTGGACAGAAAAATTTGCTATCAGAAGTAATGAGTTGTATTGGACCAAACATAACATTTGGGGataactcaaaaggtaaaaccgtgggtaaAGGTAAGATTATCTATGGTAACATTACTATCAATGATGTACTATTAGTTGAAAATCTTTGTTACAACTTGATTAGCATTAGTCATCTGTGTGATAATGGTTATTCTGTGGCTTTTCAGAAGCACACATGCACAGTTAAAAACGCTGATGAGTCTACTGTATTAACTGAAAAAAGAGAAGGTAACACATACAAAGATTCTTGGAATATAGATCATGTTAATGTTCCTACGTGTTTAGTTGCCTCTCTTAGTGATAAACATTTGctatggcacaagagattgaatcacctGAACTTCAAGTCAATCAACAATCTCAAGAAGCAGAATATAATTAACGATTTGCCTGATATTAACTTTGTTAAGAATCATGTttgttctgcatgtcaacttggcAAGCAGGTGAGATCTAGCTTCAAGAACAAAAGTAGTAAATCAACTTCAATGTGTttggaattattgcatatggacttatttggtccaatccctatcatgaGCTCAGGGGGAATGAA ATGTTTTGTGCACAACAATGGTAAAAACTATTTGTCTGCATTTGACTCGAAATCAGATGCTGGTCTTTTTCTTG ATAGCAGTGCTCCTGGAATTTCAAATGAGTCAAAACTAAGTAACAGGTTAGACGGGATTCATCTGGAACTGGATAGTGAAGAAGATGCAGAACCTAGTGTTAAAGATgttcaaaatccagaaccaggcATTCCTCTGGTAGAACCAGATGTTCAGACACAGGACATACCAAAACCAGAAGTGAACATTTCGGAATCTGCTACTGCTTTAGCTGAGCCTGATTCAAATCCATCAAACCAGGAAGATACTTCTTTAAACCCTTTTGTTTGGAGAAAATCTCATCCCCCATCTTTGATTATTGGTAATCCAACAGTCCCTATGAGAACCAGAAGGCAAATGattaatgaatatatgcatgctgcttttatcTCTCAGGATGAACCAATGAAAATTGAAGAAGCTTTTCTGGATCCCAGTTGGATTGAAGCTATggaagaagagctaaatcaattTAAGAGAAATGAAGTTTGGCTTCTTGTACCTAGACCATCTCATCAAGCCGTTATTGGAACCCGGTGGATATTTAGAAACAAGCTAAATGAAGAAGGCATTGTGGTCAGAAATAAAGCAAGACTGGTAGCTCAAGGTTTCAGACAAGAAGAAAGaatagactatgatgaaacCTATGCACCAGTAACAAGGCTTGAAGCGATCAGAATATTTTTAGCCTTTGCTgctttcaaaaatatcaaagtTTATCAGATGGACGTAAAAAGCGCATTCCTGAATGGTCTATTGCAAGAAAAggtctatgttgaacaacctccag TCTCATATTCTTCTGAGGCTCAAGGACCTCAGAAGAAGATAAAGAGAAAGAGAGTGGTTATTTCCACTGATTCTGACAAAACAGTATCTGAGGAGTCTTCTGATCCTACCAAGGCATCTCTACCAGCAACTCCTACCAAGAAGAAAGCTCGCACTGCTTTTCACATCAAGAAAACAGCAGCACTCACTGATTTAGACACTGTCCCCTTGAGACAAGTGTTTCCAGAAGCCACTTCTTCTTTGCCAGAATCTGTCCCTGTCTCTAGACCTGCAGCTACTTCTACTGCCACCACTTCATCTACTGCTCCGATCTTCAGACCGACTTCTGGAGTTGTCATTCGAGAATCCACCGCTGGGTCTTCTGCATTTAGACCAGTGTTGCCTGCATCATCTTCTGATATAGGCAAAGGGAAACTCGTTGAAGAAACACCAACTCACGGCACCAAATCATTTGTTTTAACTGGTGTTGATATTCACTTAGAGGAGATTGAGAAATCTGCCAATGAAGGCATGACGTTCTTTGACGAATGA
- the LOC140974994 gene encoding disease resistance protein RGA2-like yields the protein MAEALVSALMQTVIGNLNKASLRGVGLLWDLEDDLRRLESVFSTIQLVIQDAEVKQRNNLVLQNWLLKLKDVAYDADDVLDLIATKGLRRRFNSERGKNGHLTSFFSKRNPLLFRVEISRKVRXPVGQASSYRFLPFPTQHRQKDHLHQPCHGAVSGLTFPSPHLFRKSPIRXSLFKRRAFAWRTEDQNLVGIGEEIVKKCGGVPLAIKALGSLMRFKSHESEWLAVKESETWNLPDHGNDIFPVLMLSYDNLSPQMRQCFSYCCVFPKDSWMDKDELIQLWMASGFLHEEGQKDLYLIGQSIFEELVRRSFLQDAEKHQIGKMRCKMHDLMHDLAESVMRRETYRMVDGNVQKIPPRVRSLSCDSWSLQMIKEKRDKLRLLSVDTVHSLIRMNLYADDVKHRGFLLSFISNQQHLRVLEFCGIMKFWDFVDKWEHLRFLSMSCAELRTLPESVTRLHNLQTLKLNHTHDLRKLPEGLKHMKNLWFVEIDRPDSLICTPPGLGELTSLQRLSIFIVGEDSEHQISQLKELNLGGKLSIRGLENVRNLEDVEAANMITKRNLASLNLSRASGANKISMEHVEVTLENIQPHHNLEQICISSYQGSRFPNWMSAPTFINLSEITLERCEKCEHLPPLGKLPALKILKLFRLDSVRRLGTEWCGDGKNSFVALTQLRLLEMLDLEEWIIPNSHESFLRLQYLDIIKCPKLIRLPFLPVLKDFHVHTNPAILGSMIATSIESLHLMDDADELSLLPGGLVSAQKNLKKLQINNCPNLRSLSIMLDGLYGPKKLSFNLCTKLEYPPEGLKFLNSLEELEFAGCDSLRLFPASILENMPSLRSLAFIYCNKVDPLSGPLQRVVSSLHELAIINCQELKCLPESIQQLSALRDLRIEFCSGLCSLPDWIGNLQSLSTFTLWDCTNLTSLPDSFGNLKSLSVLDVSRSPVLAKRCERSKGEDWPKISHIPHIYNDTV from the exons ATGGCAGAAGCACTTGTTTCGGCGCTTATGCAAACAGTAATTGGAAACTTGAACAAAGCATCGCTGCGAGGTGTTGGGCTCCTTTGGGACTTAGAGGATGATCTCAGGAGACTTGAAAGTGTATTTAGCACAATCCAACTTGTGATCCAAGATGCTGAAGTCAAGCAAAGAAACAATTTGGTGCTGCAGAATTGGTTGCTAAAGCTCAAGGATGTTGCCTATGATGCTGATGACGTGCTGGACCTGATCGCTACCAAGGGCCTCAGACGGAGATTTAATTCCGAAAGAGGTAAGAACGGACATCTAACTTCGTTTTTCTCCAAAAGAAACCCGTTGTTATTTCGTGTTGAGATATCAAGAAAAGTGAGATN ACCAGTTGGGCAAGCGTCGTCTTACCGATTCCTCCCATTCCCCACACAGCACAGACAGAAAGATCATCTTCATCAGCCATgtcatggagcagtttctggACTAACGTTTCCCTCTCCTCATCTCTTCCGAAAATCTCCGATTCGTTNGTCTTTATTCAAGAGAAGAGCATTTGCATGGAGAACAGAAGACCAAAACCTAGTCGGAATTGGTGAGGAGATAGTGAAGAAATGTGGCGGTGTGCCTTTGGCGATAAAGGCTTTAGGGAGCTTGATGCGATTTAAAAGCCACGAAAGTGAATGGTTGGCAGTTAAAGAAAGTGAAACATGGAATCTACCGGATCATGGAAACGACATCTTTCCTGTATTGATGTTGAGTTATGACAATTTATCACCACAAATGAGGCAATGTTTCTCTTATTGTTGCGTATTTCCCAAGGATTCTTGGATGGATAAAGACGAGCTAATACAACTATGGATGGCTAGCGGCTTCCTTCACGAAGAAGGCCAAAAGGACCTGTATCTCATTGGCCAATCGATCTTTGAAGAACTGGTTCGGAGATCATTTTTGCAAGATGCCGAGAAACACCAGATAGGGAAAATGAGATGTAAAATGCATGATCTAATGCATGATTTGGCAGAATCGGTCATGAGACGAGAAACTTATAGGATGGTGGATGGCAATGTGCAGAAAATTCCACCTAGAGTTCGTTCCTTGTCATGTGATTCGTGGTCACTTCAGATGATTAAAGAGAAAAGGGATAAGCTCCGACTACTGAGCGTGGATACTGTACACTCGCTTATTCGCATGAATCTTTATGCTGATGATGTTAAACATAGAGGATTTTTGTTATCCTTTATCTCAAACCAACAACATTTAAGAGTGTTGGAATTTTGCGGGATAATGAAATTTTGGGATTTTGTTGACAAATGGGAACATCTTAGGTTCCTTTCAATGTCATGCGCTGAGCTCAGGACGCTGCCTGAATCCGTTACTCGTCTCCACAACCTTCAGACCTTGAAACTTAACCATACACACGATCTTCGCAAGTTGCCTGAAGGTTTGAAACACATGAAAAATCTTTGGTTTGTGGAAATTGATAGGCCTGATTCACTTATCTGCACGCCACCTGGACTTGGAGAATTAACTTCCCTACAAAGACTAAGCATTTTCATCGTGGGTGAAGACTCGGAACACCAAATCAGCCAGCTGAAGGAGTTAAATCTTGGAGGGAAGTTGAGCATAAGAGGACTAGAAAATGTGAGAAACCTAGAAGACGTCGAAGCCGCCAACATGATCACGAAGCGGAACCTGGCATCTTTGAATTTATCTCGGGCAAGTGGAGCAAACAAGATCTCCATGGAACATGTCGAAGTGACTCTAGAGAATATCCAGCCACATCATAATCTAGAGCAGATCTGCATTTCGTCATATCAAGGTTCGAGGTTTCCAAATTGGATGTCTGCTCCAACGTTTATTAATCTAAGTGAAATCACTTTGGAAAGATGTGAAAAATGTGAACACCTTCCACCCCTCGGGAAACTTCCAGCTCTGAAGATTCTTAAACTTTTTAGATTGGATTCCGTAAGAAGACTAGGTACTGAATGGTGTGGCGATGGAAAAAATTCATTTGTTGCATTGACACAGCTCCGGTTATTGGAAATGCTGGACTTGGAGGAATGGATTATACCAAATTCACATGAGAGTTTTCTTCGCTTACAATATCTAGACATAATCAAATGCCCCAAGTTGATCAGACTGCCTTTTCTACCAGTTCTTAAAGATTTCCATGTACACACCAACCCAGCAATCCTTGGATCCATGATTGCCACTTCAATCGAATCACTTCACTTAATGGACGATGCTGATGAACTTAGTCTCCTTCCAGGAGGTTTAGTGAGTGCTCAAAAGAATCTAAAGAAATTGCAGATTAATAATTGTCCTAATCTCAGGAGTCTATCAATCATGTTGGATGGCCTATATGGTCCGAAGAAGTTgagttttaatttatgcacaaAACTTGAATATCCACCGGAAGGACTCAAGTTTCTCAATTCTCTGGAGGAATTAGAATTCGCCGGCTGCGATAGCCTTAGATTATTTCCGGCATCTATTTTGGAAAATATGCCTTCCCTGAGATCCTTGGCATTCATATATTGCAATAAAGTGGATCCATTATCTGGGCCGCTACAAAGAGTGGTCAGTAGCCTCCATGAATTGGCGATAATTAATTGTCAAGAGCTCAAATGTTTGCCAGAGAGCATTCAACAATTGAGTGCCCTTAGAGATTTGAGGATAGAGTTTTGTTCTGGATTATGTTCCTTGCCTGACTGGATCGGGAATCTTCAGTCATTGTCAACATTTACTCTTTGGGATTGTACAAATTTGACTTCATTGCCAGATAGTTTCGGGAATCTAAAATCACTATCGGTTCTTGATGTTTCACGCAGTCCAGTTTTGGCAAAGAGATGCGAGAGATCAAAGGGTGAGGATTGGCCTAAAATCTCACATATTCCCCATATATACAATGACACAGTCTAA
- the LOC140974771 gene encoding replication protein A 70 kDa DNA-binding subunit D-like has product MNLLHDAITINFWDDLAFNEGQLLEEMVNEKPIIAFSNMKRQPYQDTVQLKSTYTTTIFLNPPCTESENLNIWLNSGFKDHNLNDLWLATKLKCSKKITINQLLNERKNLTENTYYSFKGYVLEVEKRLNPWYEACNNCSRAIIKTKDATSCTKCVHIHVEAVPRYRVMINVKKDSDNVKLQYLKT; this is encoded by the exons ATGAACCTTCT ACATGATGCTATTACAATAAATTTCTGGGACGATCTCGCCTTCAATGAAGGCCAATTGTTAGAGGAAATGGTGAATGAAAAGCCGATAATTGCTTTCTCAAATATGAAAAGACAACCTTACCAAG ACACAGTTCAATTGAAATCCACATATACTACTACGATATTTCTAAACCCACCATGCACCGAATCAGAGAACTTAAATATATG GCTGAACTCGGGTTTTAAAGACCACAATCTCAATGATTTGTGGCTGGCTACTAAACTGAAATGTTCTAAAAAAATCACCATCAATCAATTGCTCAATGAACGCAAAAATTTAACCGAG AACACATACTACTCTTTCAAAGGATATGTACTTGAAGTTGAAAAAAGATTGAACCCTTGGTACGAAGCTTGTAACAATTGTTCGAGGGCAATTATTAAAACAAAAGATGCGACATCTTGTACCAAATGCGTTCATATACATGTCGAAGCAGTGCCGAG GTATCGAGTTATGATAAATGTCAAAAAAGACAGTGACAATGTAAAATTACAATATTTGAAGACGTAG